Below is a window of Chionomys nivalis chromosome 19, mChiNiv1.1, whole genome shotgun sequence DNA.
GCTCCTCCCagcactgccagtggcctcagaGACCTGCTAGCAGAAGTCACAGGACGGCTATCCTCGCCATGACACCCTGACCGTGTCTCAGCGGTCGCCCTCCTTCCGTGGCTCCTTGGGGTGGGCTCTCCCTTCCCACCCGTCCTCTCCACCCTCTCCTCACCCGGCTCGCTCACCTCATCCTCATCCAGCATGAGCAGCTGGTTCCCCGAGATGATGCAGAACCGAGGGTTCCAACCAGGACGATCATACGGGGAATGAACGTATTGGGTTCGGTGCATAGGGGGTCCCCGTACATCTGGgggacagagacacacaaacagtAAGGGAGGGTCAAGACTTTGGGTGTCAAAACCTAAAACGGAAAGAAGAGCCTGCAGATGGGAGAAGGAGTTGCCACCTGTCTGGAGAGATCTGTTGGGCACAGGATGAGCCTTTACACTGAGGAGTTGATCACAGGTGGCTCTGGGAAGGGGTTGAGGGTGGCTTCAGGGACAAGAATTAGTGTCATGACATAGAAGGGCTTTACCGGGGGCAGGAGAAGGTGGAAACTCTGCCCATTCACTTGTGGGGGAGTAGAGACTTATTGAAACTGGCAAAAGATACAGAGAGGTCAGAGAGAGGGCATTAATAACCCACATACAAAGGATGTGGCCCCAGTCATTTAGGAGAATGAGAAGTACCTAGCTTGTGGGAAAGAAAATGGGTGTTTAAGAACATTTGGGTCATGAGAATCTGAGAGCTAAGCAtctggaaggcaggaaggcaggcttCTATGTTCAAAGAAGTATGGtggcctccctcccttctctctcctttcctccctggtCCTACCCTGTTCCTCTTCTGGAGGAAGTTCCCAGGGAGAAGATGCTGAGAAGGATCAGGGTGGGAGACGGTGGGAAATGTAGTGCTGGGATAACCAGAGACCAGTCAGGCCTCTGTCCATAACATGCCCAGCAGTCAGGGGTCAGGCCTGCTCCACAGGCTGAGACATCACCTGAGCACAGGGAGAGACTTAAGAAAGGGTGAAGGAAAGACTGGaacagccaagcctgatgacagAGGACGACCCCAGGATGACATGTGAAGAAGGACAAATTTCCAGACAAGAAGGGACCAACAGCTGTGCATCCTTCAAGGCCTGAGGGTTTTCTTGCCGCATCTTTGCTGCCTTGCCAGCACCATTGCCATATACCATTCATGGAGATACGGTGAAGGGCCTTAAGGGAGCCAGGAAAGTTAGACTGCTGATAAAACTAGGCTTAAGACATTAGTTAGAGAATGTTCACAGGAAGAAACACCAGTGCTGTCGCCTCCATGGGATCATTAATTTGACACATTTCTGGAGAAATGGCCTTTGGGCTTTCTTCTGGTGCCTTGAGAGAGCTCTGAAAAACCCCATCCTCTTACTGATTATGGTGATTCCTCAGATTTACCCAACCTGCAGGTCAGAGAGAAAGATGAGCCCCTGGGATGGAAGTGTCTAGAAATCACGATGCTTTCAAATTTTCACTATAAGTGCTTTCTTGAAGACCCTGCCAATATTCTCCAGATACAAAGGTCTCTGACGGGGCTGGGGagcatagctcagtggcagataGCCACTGGGGTTCAAAGCGCCAGCACTACAACAACACCATCACCCATAGCTTAGACCACAGACGCCCAAAGCAACAAGCCTACTGTGTCTCAACACATGGCAAACCTGAGGAAAAGCTGTTGATACATATAACCATAACAAAACAGAGGAGCTGTCCAGGCTGCAGCTGGGGCAAGCAGGTTAGACCACAGGGAACAGGAAAGGGACACAGGGAACCTTAGTTTAGggacaactacacacacacacacacacactctagacTTAAGAAAGATGATGATTCTGGAAGGCAAAGGAACatggcagagaaagaggaaatgggaaatgtTTACTGCAATGACACCTTCCACAAGAGTTCAAGGCAGAGATTCTTTAGAGCCCCTGTTCCAACCATCACAACCTGTGTTTTGGTACCCCCAgtccccaggaagcagagaggaccaAAGAGGAATGCAGATGAAGGCAGGGTATACAAGGAAGATAAACAGGTACAGACCCTGGCGACGAGATGGGAAGGGGTAGGAAACAGAAGATGGATGGGTTCAGGGACACACAACAGAGTAGatctaaaagaaaaggaagcaaagatgAGGGGAGAACAGATCAAATGGTTTCAACCAACATGGGGCAGAGGGAATGAGAAATACCTAACAGGGGCAGAAACATGGGGGTCCAGGAGCAGTGATAGTGTAATAAGGACTTattagaagagagggagagggaatatATATGAGATAGGGGATTAATACAGGGGAAGGACAGAAGGGGGACTCATATAACAAACGGACACCATATGGGGGGAAAGATATAAGTGATGGacagcagaggaagggagggggaatggaaataagaggtgggggaaggggtcAAAGTGCTGAAGTGAAGCAAGCTGAGGAGGCCCCAGGGGTTGCATTTCCCGATCAAGAGTCCTGATGAGGGTCAATCACCAGCAGAACAGAACCTGGCCCTTGCTCCCATGACTCAATCCTACATCTCCCCtgacccaaccaaaaaaaaaaaaaaaaaaccacttggtggtcctccctcttctctggcatcccctcccccaatcctttctctccctcctctcttccctccatctggacccccacccccccactgccaccctctttctccatctggccccttccctccctccatcctcctctttTCCTACCCCTACCATTCTGAGCCCCTCACCAAATTCCCTCCCCATCTTCTCGGTCTCTCGTCCCACCTCTttcattttccccttctccccctctcctaaGATCGTGCCTCTATTTCCTTGGTATTTTCCTCCTCACAGGGctcccaaacccaaataatttCTGCAGCGTTCCCTCAAACCGTTCTGACGCTCCTTCCCCTCCATCATCTTCCCCTCAGCCCCCTTCAAGGCCTGTGTCCCAGCCCCTCCATCCCTTACATACCCTATACCTCTAACCTCCAATCCCTCCTTTCCCACTgttcccacctctgccttctcagccctcccctctccctccatttcAGCCGCTCCCTCCCCTCGGTGGCCCCGGCTCTCCCCcgccccctgcccctccccctcttgCCCCCCCATCTGGCCCTACCCCTACCCCTACCACCACCGTACCTCTGAAGGGGGCATAGGACATCGCGGGGATGCTCCCCCGATGGATGGAGGCTCGAGACCTGCTCATCAGGCctgagggggagggggcggggggacgggggagaaaaagaagagagaaaggggggagagagagggggagaaggaggaggtggaggaggaggagagaggaggagagaggagcagagaggagcagagaggaggagagaggaggaggaggaggagaataagAGCCAACGGCAGCAGCGGCAGCacggagagagaagggggggcgGGGGAAGCGAGCTAGTgaggagagagcaggaggaggaggagggagagactcTGCAGCCCCCACCCCTCCTCAGGGAGACCCGgaaaaagagagagcgagagaccCCTGACTCATACACGCCAGAGGCAGCAGTCCTGAAGAAGCTGACCCCAGACCCTGAGACAGACCCCAGACCCAGAGAAAGATACCTCATCCCTCACTCCACACTCAAATTAATCTCACAGACCCAAATCTAGGAGGAAAGAGACCCCTGatctcagagaaaaaaatcacacacacacacacaccccccgcAGAAAGGAATCCTAGATTAGAATCTGATCCTCAGACCCACGTTAGTCTTAGACTTCGGACCCTAGAGTGTTAGTTTTGAGGACCCAAAACAGAGACCCAGActcaaagaaaaagatgaaatcaCTATTAGAAAGAGCCCCAGGCCAGAATTAGATCTTAGGACCTAGCTAGAGATGAGAAACCCCGGATTCATATCCCAGAGAAAAAATACTGCAGACTTGGGGGTGAGAGAAGAGACATTCAGCTGACCcaaagatggagaaagaggaCCACAAGAGATCCGAAACTCATTAAATCTGAGAGATCTTAGCGATCATGGACTCAATTCCCACAAACGACTCGAAAAGTAATTCAGACCCTATAAAGATCCCAAATATTGgacaccctcccccccacacacacaaggatCTCTGAGGCAGAGGGATCGCCCCCAACTCAAGAGGGAAATGAAAGAGCCTGAACTTCGGCCTGCGGGAATTCCAGCACCCGTACCAGGGACTCCAGACCTGGGAGGAAGGGGTGATTTTGGGTGGCAGAGCCTTTCCCCCGctgcttcctccctcttctctgacCTCTCACTGGCCCCCTCTCCATTTTTGGGTCACTGGATGTGTTTGGGCCCCAGGGAGGTTATGTAGGGCAGGTTCTGGCTCCTTAGGGGAATTAGATGAAGGCGAGGAGACCCAAGTCGGAGAGGTGGGTGGGCCGATCCAGGGGACAAGGATCAGCAAGGGAGAAGGAACAGGGCCATCACTCCGAACCCTAACTGCCACTCATTTCTCCTCGCCACTCATTTCGGCGCCTCCCATCACCGGGCCCATATACAGGTGTCACCCCGTCTTTTGATCACTGCCGTGATGGCCATGGCTGAGCCTGCCTGCCCACTGCCCCCTACCCGGGGACAGCTGGCTTCTCAGCTCGGGGCTAACGCTCGGGCGGGCGGGCTGGCGGGGGGCGCTGTCCCCACCCAGCACCGCCTGCTCAGACCCTCGCCGCCGCCGGCCTCgcggtggggaggaggaggggactgTTACTAGGCACATTCCGGGGCTCAGGACGACTCCCCGGCCCCAGCCTGACGCAGCGCGGGCGCCGCTCGCCAGCTCCCGCGTCACGTGGCCCGAAGGCCGTCCGGCCATTGGCCGCCTCCCGCAGCTACTGAGGCGGCGCCGCCTGAGAGGGCGAGAGCCATCACGTGACGGCGGCCGCCGCAGCGGCGTCCCCAGCCAGCGGCCGGCTGGGGCTTCACGGAAACGGGCGGGCCCTGTCGGCACACGGCCTCCGTTCTAGCTGCCGATTGGCCAGAGGGCCCTCCACTCCGCCCCTTCAGGAGGCGGGACAATCGGGTCACTCGAGGGCCGGGATTGGGCAGATCTGAAGACCCTCAGGAAGGCGGGGCCGCTCCTGTCACGTGGCCGCCGTCCAGGTTAGAGGAGGCTGCTCCTCTGGGGCTCCCCGTCCCTGCTCCGCGAAGCGCGCGGCTTTAcacccccttccttctccaccagcctgggctgcatgagctGGGGGCGGGCGCCTGTCGTCCTGCTCGGCGGAGGGGTGAGTCTGGCCCCGCCCCTTCCGGTCTCCAAGTTTCACTGGGTTTCTGCACCCCAAGCGCTCAGGGAGGGTCCGACGGGGTGTTCCAAGTGTCTCTAAGTGTCAGGGGCCTTATTCCTTGCTGTTGCCGAGGAGGCCGGGCAGAGGCTTGGCGCCTGGCCCAGGAAGGCGCCCGGCGTGCGGTGTCCTGGGGCAGTTGTGGGGACgctgagtcccccccccccaggtcacGCTGCTCGTGTCGATTCTTTGGATGCCCGCGCTGCTGCCGCTGGCTTCCCGCCTTCTCTTGCTGCCCCGAGCCTTGCTATCCATGGCTTCTGGAAGCCCTCCGTCCCAGCCTTCTCCGGCCTCGGTCTCCGGCTACATTCCAGGATCAGTTTCTGCAGCCTTTGTCACTTGTCCCAATGAAAAAGTCGCCAAGGAGATCGCCAGGTGGGGACCTGGGAACCTACCAGGGAGAGCTGGGCTAGGGGAAGGGTGCTGCCCCGGCGGGTGGCCCTGGACTGCCCGGCCCAAGTCCAGGCGGCTGGGCGCACTGACTGCCCGCGCTTCTCCCTCAGGGCGGTGGTAGAGAAGCGCCTGGCAGCCTGCGTCAACCTCATCCCGCAGATCTCGTCCATGTGAGTCTCCACTCAGAAACTCAGTCTAACTGAAGGGGCTGAGAGCTTTTGCGGGGTGGGGGGGCAATCATTCTTCCCCAAGACTTTGTGCCTTTTTCTCTGACCTCTTCAGCTATGAGTGGAAAGGGAAGATCGAGGAAGACAGTGAGGTGCTGATGGTGAGAATCCCCCTCTTGTCTGGCTCCTTGGACAGCTGTGGCTCCCGCCTGGCAGCAGTTCCACCCCTTGGTTGAACTGTGTCTGTCTTTGCCCTTTAGATGATTAAAACCCAAAGCTCCCTGGTCCCTGCTCTGACAGAGTTCGTTCGGTAAGAACTTTAAGGTTTTCTTTGTGGCGGACCAGGGCCGCGAGCATTTCAGGCAAACCCCAGCTCACCCAAAGAGCTCTGAAGTGGACACGGTGGGGTGGACTTTGTTGGGGTGTGCCTTTGGGTGAGTGAATAACCCCAGCCCTGTCCCTTCTGCAGATCTGTGCACCCTTACGAAGTTGCTGAGGTGATTGCATTGCCTGTGGAGCAGGGGAATCCCCCGTACCTGCATTGGGTGCGCCAGGTCACAGAGTCCGCTACAGATTCTGCCACAGCCCCCTCCTCTGCTTAAAGCCCCCTGGTTTCTAGGTGATGACCGAGCCCCCAATAAATCCTCTTCTGTTCTGTTCCCGTGTAACATAGATGCGGGTGGTAGAAGATCAAGCGCCTCTTGCCCTTGTGTTCTGCCCCTCTTTCAAAATGACTGTCTGCCACATTcgtttatttctctttattacaGTCATACAGAGTCTGGAATCCTggaccacccccacccccatctctatACCCAGGGAttgaatagttttaaaaaatactttaaaagctgTAACAAAATAATGTCAAAGGAAATGAGAAGGATGAGGGATCAGGGGTCATGAAGGGGCAGAGGAGAGGACCTCTTCCCAACTCCCCTGGATTCCAGCCTGGGCAATAGGGAGGACTACTCCCCATCTCTCCAGGTACATCCCAGCTGTaggtgaggtcagaggtcagggcaTGAAAGTGCCAGTgtgtggatggggaggtgggCAGAAGAGGGCTGTCAGAAGatgccccctcctccccactcaACTAGGTACTGCACAGAGCCGTCCGGCCGCACTCTTCGAGCAAGTATCCTGACAGGGTCCCCTCGGGACAGGTAGCCAACCCCACCTCGGCCTCCTCCCCCAATCCCCGAAGACAAACTAGGACACAAGGGGGAAGGGGGTACTGAGTGTCCAGAAAGGccgggggtgggggctggggctgAGGTGGGTGAGGCAGTCACTGAGTGGGGGGAGCTTCTAGGGATATCTGTGGGGAAGCCAATGTGAAGTTCCAGGGGTGACCTGGAAGAGAAGACAGCAGTAAGACCAGACAGGCCAGGTGTGGGTGgcttgtgcctttaatcccagcaaggagGGCTGCCATCTGGGCTCCAGAGACCTTGTCTTACACGGCATGGAGACCACATGTGGATCACAGGAATGAAAATACAGTTTGAGACTAAGAGCCTAAGcccacagaaggaaaggaaggagctgACCCGACAGACTCACCTGTCTAGGGGTTCACTGTCCCCAGAGGTCCCTGCAGTGCTGGCAGAAGGGTGGAAGGAAGCAAACATCCGGATGGGGCTGCTGAGGTGTGGGACAGGCAAGTCAGGACCTGAGGACGGAAGCGTGTCTTCCCCACCAAGGGCAGAGCTCAAACAGTTATAGTGCACTGAGCTCCCAGAATACTGGGTGTCCAATCGTGCTACAAGTCTCTTAGAGACAAGAATTGAGAagcaaaggggaagaaggaaaagaatcgcAGGTGATAGTGGCTGGAGAATGGAAATAGCTGGGGTTCATCTCGATCAGGCACTGACCTGGGCAGACAGCGGGCGTCTGTGGGCCGGAAGTTGTAGCCGCTGCTGCCCTGATAGCTCTGGTTAGGGCTGGGGGGTGGTGGAGACACTGAGGCCTATAAGAAAAGCCagaggagccaggtggtggtggcgcacgcctttaatcacagcactcgggaggcagaggcatgtggatctctgtgagttcgaggccagcctggtctacaagagctagttccaggacaggcaccaaagctacagagaaaccttgtctcggaaaaaaaaaaaaaaaaagaaaagccagaggGACCCTGTAATGGTCCCTGATCCTTCTCCTCATCCCACCAGTTTGTCCGACAGGATTCCCCTTGCCTTTGTACCTGCAGTGCTCTCTGTAGATGAGCCcgctccctctgctcctgggacCCATGCCGACTGTGTGCTGCTGTGGATGGCCCcagctcctcctctttccccttccgcCTCTTTCTCAGGGGTTCTGGCTCCGACCTCCGGCGTTTCCCCAGGGGACGTGAGACCCCTCCCCCAGGGCCCTGCCCTGAAGGGAAGCTGTAAGAGGCCTCCTTATCCCCCCAGCCCCCTCCCAGGCACCCCAAGACCCCCCATTCCTATACATGTACCCTCCAAACCGATTCTATCCCCTCTGGACCAGTGACCTGGTGGGGGCTCCATCTCCAGTGATAGGCTCCACAGGAGGAGGGGTCCGAGTATGGAGACCAAAAAgacatttcctctttttaatcTCCCTCCctgaaatgaaactagaacaaggAGAGAGTCAGCAGTCAGTGCTGTGGCACAGCTCCCCCATCCAGACTCCATATCACCCCGTGCCCCTTTTCCTGACTACCGGTCCTTGTGGCTGTTAAGTGCAGAAAGGAGCTGGGAAGAGCGCTCTCCCTTGGGGGTGTCTGAAAGCTGAAGGAAGAGAGTAAAGGTCAGGGAGCAGTCATTCCTCTTCATGTCCCACCCCAGGTCCCAAACGGTAGAACCCATACCTCCCCTAGGAGCAGACGGTCCCAGTTCTCAGAGGTGAAAGGGAGGATCTCTCGGTTGAAATCGAAGTACTTCTTCTTACAGCAGACACTGAGATGGTATAGGACAAGATGGGCTACGTCCACCCTAGGAGGAGCATGACGTCGTCAGCATTTTGGAAGTCAAGAGTCACTGGGGTACAGTAGCAGGCAATAGAATTGAGGGCACAGCCGCCTCACCAGCGAAGCTGTAACCGTCGGACCTTCTCGGGGCCACCGCAGCACACACAGCATTCAAATTCATAGAATCTGGACAGTAAGGTCAAGAAGGCACCTCCTTCAGACCTCCTGCGCAACAAGTGGCAGAGGGCGAGCCGGTGAGGAAGGCACCTGGGCAATCTCCCTCGGGCTCACCTGTCTCCGTAGAGGAGGGGCTTGCTCAGACACTGGGTGCAGGCCTCATGGAACCACTGAAGGCAGCGCCAGCACTGCAGCATTTTCAGGTTCCACCTCAAGAGGACGACAGCCTTCCTGTGGCCTCCATCGCCACGGGGGCACCCTCACCCTGTTTgctgcaccaccacaaccacgcCCCCATCGCCACGGGGGCACCCTCACCCTGTTCGCTCCACCACCACCACGCTGCCCCCGGCTCGCACCCCTCATCACTCACTCCCCAGGACCTCCACAGTAACAGTAGCTCTGTTGCCGGTTGCTCAGATGGCCAGCATCCCAGTCCAGCCCTTTTAGTCCATAGGGCAGAGAGAGTTTCATGCCCAGCATGGCCCGTGCATAGGGCCCCTTCTTCAGTGCACCTCCCCTCTGCAGAGGAACAGGTGAGGACCTCAGAAGCAGGAGGGAAGATATCATGGAAGGCTCCCACAGGAAGGGGCAGAGCTGCTTTTACCTTGGTGGCAATCGCAAAGACACACTGGCGGCAGACCCAGGATGTGCCCTCTCCTTCTCCAGGGGCTGGGGCCCTGGGAACGTGACAGTCCTGGTGATACGCTGAATAAGGACAATGTTGAGAGTAGACCACTGTGTGCACACCTCCATGGGCTTGGCCCTTGGAGTCCTGACCATGGTCCTGCCGGGTGTGTGTGCATTACCCTGACTTTGCAAGTGAGCGAACAGGTTTATAGCGGATAAGGGTCTTGCTCAAGGAAGCATGGTTAGAAAAGGATGCATGTAAGCAACCTGGCGTGGTGTATATCACCTTCA
It encodes the following:
- the Cuta gene encoding protein CutA → MSWGRAPVVLLGGGVTLLVSILWMPALLPLASRLLLLPRALLSMASGSPPSQPSPASVSGYIPGSVSAAFVTCPNEKVAKEIARAVVEKRLAACVNLIPQISSIYEWKGKIEEDSEVLMMIKTQSSLVPALTEFVRSVHPYEVAEVIALPVEQGNPPYLHWVRQVTESATDSATAPSSA
- the Phf1 gene encoding PHD finger protein 1 isoform X2 — protein: MAQLPRLSRLGAPSLWDPASPAPSGPRPRLWEGQDVLARWTDGLLYLGTIKKVDSAREVCLVQFEDDSQFQVLWKDISPAALPGEELLCCVCRSETVVPENQLVSCEKCRHAYHQDCHVPRAPAPGEGEGTSWVCRQCVFAIATKRGGALKKGPYARAMLGMKLSLPYGLKGLDWDAGHLSNRQQSYCYCGGPGEWNLKMLQCWRCLQWFHEACTQCLSKPLLYGDRFYEFECCVCCGGPEKVRRLQLRWVDVAHLVLYHLSVCCKKKYFDFNREILPFTSENWDRLLLGELSDTPKGERSSQLLSALNSHKDRFISGREIKKRKCLFGLHTRTPPPVEPITGDGAPTSFPSGQGPGGGVSRPLGKRRRSEPEPLRKRRKGKEEELGPSTAAHSRHGSQEQRERAHLQRALQASVSPPPPSPNQSYQGSSGYNFRPTDARCLPSPIRMFASFHPSASTAGTSGDSEPLDRSPLELHIGFPTDIPRSSPHSVTASPTSAPAPTPGLSGHSVPPSPLCPSLSSGIGGGGRGGVGYLSRGDPVRILARRVRPDGSVQYLVEWGGGGIF
- the Phf1 gene encoding PHD finger protein 1 isoform X1; amino-acid sequence: MAQLPRLSRLGAPSLWDPASPAPSGPRPRLWEGQDVLARWTDGLLYLGTIKKVDSAREVCLVQFEDDSQFQVLWKDISPAALPGEELLCCVCRSETVVPENQLVSCEKCRHAYHQDCHVPRAPAPGEGEGTSWVCRQCVFAIATKRGGALKKGPYARAMLGMKLSLPYGLKGLDWDAGHLSNRQQSYCYCGGPGEWNLKMLQCWRCLQWFHEACTQCLSKPLLYGDRFYEFECCVCCGGPEKVRRLQLRWVDVAHLVLYHLSVCCKKKYFDFNREILPFTSENWDRLLLGELSDTPKGERSSQLLSALNSHKDRFISGREIKKRKCLFGLHTRTPPPVEPITGDGAPTSFPSGQGPGGGVSRPLGKRRRSEPEPLRKRRKGKEEELGPSTAAHSRHGSQEQRERAHLQRALQASVSPPPPSPNQSYQGSSGYNFRPTDARCLPSSPIRMFASFHPSASTAGTSGDSEPLDRSPLELHIGFPTDIPRSSPHSVTASPTSAPAPTPGLSGHSVPPSPLCPSLSSGIGGGGRGGVGYLSRGDPVRILARRVRPDGSVQYLVEWGGGGIF